From a single Maylandia zebra isolate NMK-2024a linkage group LG3, Mzebra_GT3a, whole genome shotgun sequence genomic region:
- the LOC112430703 gene encoding complement C1q-like protein 3, translating to MDFDILCYIVLFCGWSLAHSHNNATETKSCNPDMCKFLVDFGAIMEKVNCMEAKLKESEARLKESENQILELQHKEATKIIFSTTLTGSRHTGPFNTDTILVYKGVITNIGNAYSPVTGVFTAPIAGVYYFTLFYHAEGSHTQRLFLHKNSEVMVMTNDHATHSDVADNGGNAVFLQLQQGDKVYVRMGANSHVWASESQTTFSGFLVTQM from the exons ATGGATTTTGACATTTTATGCTATATTGTGCTGTTCTGTGGCTGGAGTTTAGCTCACAGTCATAACAATGCTACTGAAACAAAGTCATGCAATCCTGACATGTGTAAATTCCTGGTAGACTTTGGAGCCATAATGGAAAAAGTGAACTGTATGGAAGCTAAGCTGAAGGAAAGTGAAGCCAG ACTGAAGGAGAGTGAAAACCAGATTTTGGAACTGCAACACAAAG AAGCAACCAAGATAATATTCAGTACAACGTTAACAGGCAGTAGACATACTGGACCTTTCAACACAGACACAATCCTAGTCTACAAAGGAGTAATTACCAATATTGGCAATGCCTACAGTCCAGTAACAG GTGTCTTTACAGCACCCATTGCAGGTGTTTATTACTTTACCCTCTTCTATCATGCTGAAGGAAGTCATACACAACGCCTGTTTCTCCATAAAAACAGTGAAGTGATGGTGATGACAAATGATCACGCGACACACAGCGATGTAGCTGATAATGGAGGCAATGCGGTgttcctgcagctgcagcaaGGGGACAAAGTGTACGTGCGCATGGGTGCAAACTCACATGTTTGGGCATCCGAAAGCCAAACAACCTTCAGTGGTTTTTTGGTCACTCAAATGTGA